The Primulina huaijiensis isolate GDHJ02 chromosome 17, ASM1229523v2, whole genome shotgun sequence genome window below encodes:
- the LOC140962670 gene encoding ubiquitin carboxyl-terminal hydrolase 8-like isoform X1, producing MNRRPPQPQSIISSVWAITKPLNLNFPSLFRLCRKSERFVVRLLRRLFSRVYRSMDSIIFSYSPQQDDDFFSNSFDNSHQSQGFLDSVESLFLVSFSWWKEAVCDGGIDGESSGIPHGVLYNATVHLNGAGEEDEQGEEMEGFGESEITVDMRREGEAGIRYEDGISGNDGDFAMLSEWMFLRALKWHFDVKYVENLLHGENSEHDWFSIQIRLLHALGTNLLVVKINQKDNKVGSFNRACNIFCSKSDLLRVWDFSGQTNHLFWNDENLFMESSQSKNEILMELQIYGLSYAIKDGETIKEEMVVEQSMIVEPYSYASVHMNGSVDKMNLYPSVKPTISFHSGFGGTCALGLTGLCNLGNTCFMNSAIQCLVHTSKLVDYFLGDFRRDLNFENPLGLSGKLAIAFGDLLRKLWAPGSTPVAPRMFKSTLSSFAPQFSGYNQHDAQEFLAFLLDGLHEDLNRVKNKPYIQAKDDDGRPVEEVANEYWANHLSRNDSIIVDLCQGQYRSTLVCPVCKKMSITFDPFMYLSLPLPSTTVRAMTLTVLSTNGTALPHPVTITVPNNGTFKDLVEALGTACSLRDDERLLVAEIFNNCIFRILEDPNDSIELIRDHDQLVAYILPKVIDGSPLVEFIHQREEKSIFQSYSNLRKFGVPLLARMSDVSKGSEMHKEFLKLINPFLMSVENFLNDCEASRSSHEDKVMRDAVSDEVVNSDVESENNLNFCSDFEFYVDSGTFNSRSFKIEMDMPVPVLNPCNRIKVIVMWPGKMIESYDTAALSALPEVCKQAFLSKRPQDSISLYTCVEAFLKEEPLGPEDMWYCPDCKDHRQANKKLDLWRSPEILVIHLKRFSFNRIFKNKLETFVDFPISDFDLSNYVFDKNGMASCRYILYAVSNHYGGMGGGHYTAFVKNGSNRWYEFDDTHVSPVTNEAIKTQAAYVLFYKRI from the exons ATGAACCGTAGACCGCCCCAACCACAGAGCATCATTTCCTCAGTTTGGGCCATAACCAAACCCTTGAATCTGAATTTTCCGTCACTCTTCCGCCTCTGCCGCAAATCGGAGCGCTTCGTCGTCCGTCTCCTCCGCCGGCTTTTCTCCAGAGTCTACCGTTCCATGGATTCTATAATCTTCTCCTATTCGCCTCAACAAGACGACGACTTTTTCTCCAATTCCTTTGACAATTCACACCAATCACAGGGATTCTTGGATTCTGTCGAGTCCTTGTTCCTCGTCTCCTTCAG TTGGTGGAAGGAGGCTGTGTGCGACGGTGGCATAGATGGGGAGAGTAGCGGAATTCCGCATGGCGTGTTGTATAATGCGACGGTGCATTTGAATGGCGCTGGGGAGGAGGATGAACAGGGGGAGGAGATGGAGGGTTTTGGGGAGTCCGAGATTACTGTGGATATGAGGAGAGAAGGGGAGGCTGGGATACGCTACGAAGATGGGATTTCTGGCAACGATGGAGATTTTGCTATGCTCTCCGAATGGATGTTTTTGAGGGCTCTTAAATG GCACTTTGATGTGAAGTATGTCGAAAACTTATTACATGGAGAAAATAGCGAGCACGACTGGTTTTCTATACAGATCAGACTTTTGCATGCTTTGGGCACTAATCTGTTGGTTGTAAAGATTAATCAAAAG GACAATAAAGTCGGGTCATTTAACAGGGCGTGCAATATATTTTGTTCCAAGTCTGACTTG TTGCGAGTCTGGGACTTCTCAGGACAGACAAACCATTTATTTTGGAATGACGAAAACTTATTCATGGAGTCCAGTCAATCAAAGAATGAG ATTCTCATGGAATTGCAAATCTATGGATTGTCTTATGCAATCAAGGACGGAGAAACAATAAAAGAGGAAATGGTTGTGGAACAGTCAATGATTGTTGAACCTTATTCATATGCTTCAGTTCATATGAATGGCTCTGTAGATAAAATGAACTTGTATCCCAGTGTGAAGCCAACCATTTCATTTCATAGTGGCTTTGGTGGCACCTGTGCTTTGGGCTTGACTGGATTGTGCAATCTTGGAAATACTTGTTTTATGAACAGTGCCATCCAGTGCTTAGTGCATACATCCAAGCTAGTTGATTATTTTCTTGGAGACTTTAGGAGAGATCTGAACTTTGAAAATCCGTTGGGCCTGAGT GGAAAGCTTGCTATTGCATTTGGGGACTTACTAAGAAAGTTGTGGGCTCCAGGTTCAACACCTGTTGCTCCAAGGATGTTCAAATCAACTCTCTCTAGTTTTGCTCCTCAGTTTAGTGGTTATAATCAACATGATGCCCAA GAGTTTCTTGCTTTCTTATTGGATGGCCTACATGAAGATTTGAACCGCGTGAAAAACAAACCTTACATACAGGCAAAAGATGATGATGGCCGTCCGGTTGAAGAAGTTGCAAATGAATACTGGGCAAACCATTTATCTCGCAATGACTCTATCATAGTTGATTTATGTCAA ggTCAATATCGATCCACATTGGTTTGCCCTGTTTGCAAGAAGATGTCAATAACATTTGATCCATTTATGTATCTGTCATTACCACTTCCTTCTACAACTGTGAGGGCAATGACCTTGACTGTCTTGAGCACCAACGGGACTGCTCTTCCACATCCAGTCACAATAACAGTTCCCAACAATGGGACCTTCAAGGATCTTGTTGAGGCCCTTGGTACAGCTTGTTCATTGAGAGATGATGAAAGGCTATTAGTTGCTGAG ATATTCAATAATTGCATCTTTCGTATCTTGGAGGATCCCAATGATTCTATTGAGCTGATTAGAGACCATGATCAACTTGTTGCTTATATATTGCCAAAAGTAATTGATGGATCTCCTTTAGTTGAGTTTATACATCAGAGAGAGGAGAA GTCAATTTTTCAGTCCTATTCAAATTTAAGAAAGTTCGGCGTTCCTCTGTTGGCAAGGATGTCTGATGTCTCTAAAGGGTCTGAGATGCATAAAGAATTCCTTAAACTTATTAATCCCTTCTTGATGTCAGTCGAAAATTTTCTAAATGACTGTGAAGCTTCAAGGAGTTCCCATGAAGACAAAGTGATGCGTGATGCTGTCTCTGATGAGGTTGTGAACTCTGATGTTGAATcagaaaacaatttaaatttctgCAGTGACTTTGAGTTTTATGTCGATAGCGGAACTTTTAACTCTAGAAGCTTCAAGATAGAAATGGATATGCCAGTCCCCGTACTGAATCCGTGCAACAGGATCAAAGTGATCGTTATGTGGCCGGGTAAAATGATCGAAAGCTATGATACTGCTGCTCTAAGCGCGTTGCCAGAAGTCTGTAAGCAAGCATTCTTGTCAAAGAGGCCTCAAGACTCTATTTCACTGTATACATGTGTTGAGGCCTTCTTAAAGGAAGAGCCTCTTGGACCTGAGGACATGTG GTACTGCCCTGACTGCAAGGATCATAGACAAGCCAACAAAAAGTTAGATCTATGGAGATCACCAGAAATTCTGGTTATTCATTTAAAACGATTTTCATTTAatcgaattttcaaaaacaagctCGAAACTTTTGTAGATTTCCCTATTAGTGACTTTGATCTCTCAAATTATGTATTTGACAAGAATGGCATGGCTTCTTGTCGATACATTTTATATGCTGTGAGCAATCACTATGGTGGCATGGGTGGTGGCCACTATACTGCATTTGTCAAA AATGGTAGTAATAGGTGGTATGAGTTTGACGACACCCATGTTTCTCCTGTAACCAACGAAGCAATAAAGACCCAAGCTGCCTATGTCCTCTTCTACAAGAGAATCTAA
- the LOC140962670 gene encoding ubiquitin carboxyl-terminal hydrolase 8-like isoform X3 has translation MEGFGESEITVDMRREGEAGIRYEDGISGNDGDFAMLSEWMFLRALKWHFDVKYVENLLHGENSEHDWFSIQIRLLHALGTNLLVVKINQKDNKVGSFNRACNIFCSKSDLLRVWDFSGQTNHLFWNDENLFMESSQSKNEILMELQIYGLSYAIKDGETIKEEMVVEQSMIVEPYSYASVHMNGSVDKMNLYPSVKPTISFHSGFGGTCALGLTGLCNLGNTCFMNSAIQCLVHTSKLVDYFLGDFRRDLNFENPLGLSGKLAIAFGDLLRKLWAPGSTPVAPRMFKSTLSSFAPQFSGYNQHDAQEFLAFLLDGLHEDLNRVKNKPYIQAKDDDGRPVEEVANEYWANHLSRNDSIIVDLCQGQYRSTLVCPVCKKMSITFDPFMYLSLPLPSTTVRAMTLTVLSTNGTALPHPVTITVPNNGTFKDLVEALGTACSLRDDERLLVAEIFNNCIFRILEDPNDSIELIRDHDQLVAYILPKVIDGSPLVEFIHQREEKSIFQSYSNLRKFGVPLLARMSDVSKGSEMHKEFLKLINPFLMSVENFLNDCEASRSSHEDKVMRDAVSDEVVNSDVESENNLNFCSDFEFYVDSGTFNSRSFKIEMDMPVPVLNPCNRIKVIVMWPGKMIESYDTAALSALPEVCKQAFLSKRPQDSISLYTCVEAFLKEEPLGPEDMWYCPDCKDHRQANKKLDLWRSPEILVIHLKRFSFNRIFKNKLETFVDFPISDFDLSNYVFDKNGMASCRYILYAVSNHYGGMGGGHYTAFVKNGSNRWYEFDDTHVSPVTNEAIKTQAAYVLFYKRI, from the exons ATGGAGGGTTTTGGGGAGTCCGAGATTACTGTGGATATGAGGAGAGAAGGGGAGGCTGGGATACGCTACGAAGATGGGATTTCTGGCAACGATGGAGATTTTGCTATGCTCTCCGAATGGATGTTTTTGAGGGCTCTTAAATG GCACTTTGATGTGAAGTATGTCGAAAACTTATTACATGGAGAAAATAGCGAGCACGACTGGTTTTCTATACAGATCAGACTTTTGCATGCTTTGGGCACTAATCTGTTGGTTGTAAAGATTAATCAAAAG GACAATAAAGTCGGGTCATTTAACAGGGCGTGCAATATATTTTGTTCCAAGTCTGACTTG TTGCGAGTCTGGGACTTCTCAGGACAGACAAACCATTTATTTTGGAATGACGAAAACTTATTCATGGAGTCCAGTCAATCAAAGAATGAG ATTCTCATGGAATTGCAAATCTATGGATTGTCTTATGCAATCAAGGACGGAGAAACAATAAAAGAGGAAATGGTTGTGGAACAGTCAATGATTGTTGAACCTTATTCATATGCTTCAGTTCATATGAATGGCTCTGTAGATAAAATGAACTTGTATCCCAGTGTGAAGCCAACCATTTCATTTCATAGTGGCTTTGGTGGCACCTGTGCTTTGGGCTTGACTGGATTGTGCAATCTTGGAAATACTTGTTTTATGAACAGTGCCATCCAGTGCTTAGTGCATACATCCAAGCTAGTTGATTATTTTCTTGGAGACTTTAGGAGAGATCTGAACTTTGAAAATCCGTTGGGCCTGAGT GGAAAGCTTGCTATTGCATTTGGGGACTTACTAAGAAAGTTGTGGGCTCCAGGTTCAACACCTGTTGCTCCAAGGATGTTCAAATCAACTCTCTCTAGTTTTGCTCCTCAGTTTAGTGGTTATAATCAACATGATGCCCAA GAGTTTCTTGCTTTCTTATTGGATGGCCTACATGAAGATTTGAACCGCGTGAAAAACAAACCTTACATACAGGCAAAAGATGATGATGGCCGTCCGGTTGAAGAAGTTGCAAATGAATACTGGGCAAACCATTTATCTCGCAATGACTCTATCATAGTTGATTTATGTCAA ggTCAATATCGATCCACATTGGTTTGCCCTGTTTGCAAGAAGATGTCAATAACATTTGATCCATTTATGTATCTGTCATTACCACTTCCTTCTACAACTGTGAGGGCAATGACCTTGACTGTCTTGAGCACCAACGGGACTGCTCTTCCACATCCAGTCACAATAACAGTTCCCAACAATGGGACCTTCAAGGATCTTGTTGAGGCCCTTGGTACAGCTTGTTCATTGAGAGATGATGAAAGGCTATTAGTTGCTGAG ATATTCAATAATTGCATCTTTCGTATCTTGGAGGATCCCAATGATTCTATTGAGCTGATTAGAGACCATGATCAACTTGTTGCTTATATATTGCCAAAAGTAATTGATGGATCTCCTTTAGTTGAGTTTATACATCAGAGAGAGGAGAA GTCAATTTTTCAGTCCTATTCAAATTTAAGAAAGTTCGGCGTTCCTCTGTTGGCAAGGATGTCTGATGTCTCTAAAGGGTCTGAGATGCATAAAGAATTCCTTAAACTTATTAATCCCTTCTTGATGTCAGTCGAAAATTTTCTAAATGACTGTGAAGCTTCAAGGAGTTCCCATGAAGACAAAGTGATGCGTGATGCTGTCTCTGATGAGGTTGTGAACTCTGATGTTGAATcagaaaacaatttaaatttctgCAGTGACTTTGAGTTTTATGTCGATAGCGGAACTTTTAACTCTAGAAGCTTCAAGATAGAAATGGATATGCCAGTCCCCGTACTGAATCCGTGCAACAGGATCAAAGTGATCGTTATGTGGCCGGGTAAAATGATCGAAAGCTATGATACTGCTGCTCTAAGCGCGTTGCCAGAAGTCTGTAAGCAAGCATTCTTGTCAAAGAGGCCTCAAGACTCTATTTCACTGTATACATGTGTTGAGGCCTTCTTAAAGGAAGAGCCTCTTGGACCTGAGGACATGTG GTACTGCCCTGACTGCAAGGATCATAGACAAGCCAACAAAAAGTTAGATCTATGGAGATCACCAGAAATTCTGGTTATTCATTTAAAACGATTTTCATTTAatcgaattttcaaaaacaagctCGAAACTTTTGTAGATTTCCCTATTAGTGACTTTGATCTCTCAAATTATGTATTTGACAAGAATGGCATGGCTTCTTGTCGATACATTTTATATGCTGTGAGCAATCACTATGGTGGCATGGGTGGTGGCCACTATACTGCATTTGTCAAA AATGGTAGTAATAGGTGGTATGAGTTTGACGACACCCATGTTTCTCCTGTAACCAACGAAGCAATAAAGACCCAAGCTGCCTATGTCCTCTTCTACAAGAGAATCTAA
- the LOC140962670 gene encoding ubiquitin carboxyl-terminal hydrolase 8-like isoform X4 has protein sequence MVWPSNSLLKMDDFYLWHFDVKYVENLLHGENSEHDWFSIQIRLLHALGTNLLVVKINQKDNKVGSFNRACNIFCSKSDLLRVWDFSGQTNHLFWNDENLFMESSQSKNEILMELQIYGLSYAIKDGETIKEEMVVEQSMIVEPYSYASVHMNGSVDKMNLYPSVKPTISFHSGFGGTCALGLTGLCNLGNTCFMNSAIQCLVHTSKLVDYFLGDFRRDLNFENPLGLSGKLAIAFGDLLRKLWAPGSTPVAPRMFKSTLSSFAPQFSGYNQHDAQEFLAFLLDGLHEDLNRVKNKPYIQAKDDDGRPVEEVANEYWANHLSRNDSIIVDLCQGQYRSTLVCPVCKKMSITFDPFMYLSLPLPSTTVRAMTLTVLSTNGTALPHPVTITVPNNGTFKDLVEALGTACSLRDDERLLVAEIFNNCIFRILEDPNDSIELIRDHDQLVAYILPKVIDGSPLVEFIHQREEKSIFQSYSNLRKFGVPLLARMSDVSKGSEMHKEFLKLINPFLMSVENFLNDCEASRSSHEDKVMRDAVSDEVVNSDVESENNLNFCSDFEFYVDSGTFNSRSFKIEMDMPVPVLNPCNRIKVIVMWPGKMIESYDTAALSALPEVCKQAFLSKRPQDSISLYTCVEAFLKEEPLGPEDMWYCPDCKDHRQANKKLDLWRSPEILVIHLKRFSFNRIFKNKLETFVDFPISDFDLSNYVFDKNGMASCRYILYAVSNHYGGMGGGHYTAFVKNGSNRWYEFDDTHVSPVTNEAIKTQAAYVLFYKRI, from the exons ATGGTGTGGCCTTCTAATTCACTATTGAAAATGGATGATTTCTATTTATG GCACTTTGATGTGAAGTATGTCGAAAACTTATTACATGGAGAAAATAGCGAGCACGACTGGTTTTCTATACAGATCAGACTTTTGCATGCTTTGGGCACTAATCTGTTGGTTGTAAAGATTAATCAAAAG GACAATAAAGTCGGGTCATTTAACAGGGCGTGCAATATATTTTGTTCCAAGTCTGACTTG TTGCGAGTCTGGGACTTCTCAGGACAGACAAACCATTTATTTTGGAATGACGAAAACTTATTCATGGAGTCCAGTCAATCAAAGAATGAG ATTCTCATGGAATTGCAAATCTATGGATTGTCTTATGCAATCAAGGACGGAGAAACAATAAAAGAGGAAATGGTTGTGGAACAGTCAATGATTGTTGAACCTTATTCATATGCTTCAGTTCATATGAATGGCTCTGTAGATAAAATGAACTTGTATCCCAGTGTGAAGCCAACCATTTCATTTCATAGTGGCTTTGGTGGCACCTGTGCTTTGGGCTTGACTGGATTGTGCAATCTTGGAAATACTTGTTTTATGAACAGTGCCATCCAGTGCTTAGTGCATACATCCAAGCTAGTTGATTATTTTCTTGGAGACTTTAGGAGAGATCTGAACTTTGAAAATCCGTTGGGCCTGAGT GGAAAGCTTGCTATTGCATTTGGGGACTTACTAAGAAAGTTGTGGGCTCCAGGTTCAACACCTGTTGCTCCAAGGATGTTCAAATCAACTCTCTCTAGTTTTGCTCCTCAGTTTAGTGGTTATAATCAACATGATGCCCAA GAGTTTCTTGCTTTCTTATTGGATGGCCTACATGAAGATTTGAACCGCGTGAAAAACAAACCTTACATACAGGCAAAAGATGATGATGGCCGTCCGGTTGAAGAAGTTGCAAATGAATACTGGGCAAACCATTTATCTCGCAATGACTCTATCATAGTTGATTTATGTCAA ggTCAATATCGATCCACATTGGTTTGCCCTGTTTGCAAGAAGATGTCAATAACATTTGATCCATTTATGTATCTGTCATTACCACTTCCTTCTACAACTGTGAGGGCAATGACCTTGACTGTCTTGAGCACCAACGGGACTGCTCTTCCACATCCAGTCACAATAACAGTTCCCAACAATGGGACCTTCAAGGATCTTGTTGAGGCCCTTGGTACAGCTTGTTCATTGAGAGATGATGAAAGGCTATTAGTTGCTGAG ATATTCAATAATTGCATCTTTCGTATCTTGGAGGATCCCAATGATTCTATTGAGCTGATTAGAGACCATGATCAACTTGTTGCTTATATATTGCCAAAAGTAATTGATGGATCTCCTTTAGTTGAGTTTATACATCAGAGAGAGGAGAA GTCAATTTTTCAGTCCTATTCAAATTTAAGAAAGTTCGGCGTTCCTCTGTTGGCAAGGATGTCTGATGTCTCTAAAGGGTCTGAGATGCATAAAGAATTCCTTAAACTTATTAATCCCTTCTTGATGTCAGTCGAAAATTTTCTAAATGACTGTGAAGCTTCAAGGAGTTCCCATGAAGACAAAGTGATGCGTGATGCTGTCTCTGATGAGGTTGTGAACTCTGATGTTGAATcagaaaacaatttaaatttctgCAGTGACTTTGAGTTTTATGTCGATAGCGGAACTTTTAACTCTAGAAGCTTCAAGATAGAAATGGATATGCCAGTCCCCGTACTGAATCCGTGCAACAGGATCAAAGTGATCGTTATGTGGCCGGGTAAAATGATCGAAAGCTATGATACTGCTGCTCTAAGCGCGTTGCCAGAAGTCTGTAAGCAAGCATTCTTGTCAAAGAGGCCTCAAGACTCTATTTCACTGTATACATGTGTTGAGGCCTTCTTAAAGGAAGAGCCTCTTGGACCTGAGGACATGTG GTACTGCCCTGACTGCAAGGATCATAGACAAGCCAACAAAAAGTTAGATCTATGGAGATCACCAGAAATTCTGGTTATTCATTTAAAACGATTTTCATTTAatcgaattttcaaaaacaagctCGAAACTTTTGTAGATTTCCCTATTAGTGACTTTGATCTCTCAAATTATGTATTTGACAAGAATGGCATGGCTTCTTGTCGATACATTTTATATGCTGTGAGCAATCACTATGGTGGCATGGGTGGTGGCCACTATACTGCATTTGTCAAA AATGGTAGTAATAGGTGGTATGAGTTTGACGACACCCATGTTTCTCCTGTAACCAACGAAGCAATAAAGACCCAAGCTGCCTATGTCCTCTTCTACAAGAGAATCTAA
- the LOC140962670 gene encoding ubiquitin carboxyl-terminal hydrolase 8-like isoform X2: MNRRPPQPQSIISSVWAITKPLNLNFPSLFRLCRKSERFVVRLLRRLFSRVYRSMDSIIFSYSPQQDDDFFSNSFDNSHQSQGFLDSVESLFLVSFSWWKEAVCDGGIDGESSGIPHGVLYNATVHLNGAGEEDEQGEEMEGFGESEITVDMRREGEAGIRYEDGISGNDGDFAMLSEWMFLRALKWHFDVKYVENLLHGENSEHDWFSIQIRLLHALGTNLLVVKINQKDNKVGSFNRACNIFCSKSDLLRVWDFSGQTNHLFWNDENLFMESSQSKNEILMELQIYGLSYAIKDGETIKEEMVVEQSMIVEPYSYASVHMNGSVDKMNLYPSVKPTISFHSGFGGTCALGLTGLCNLGNTCFMNSAIQCLVHTSKLVDYFLGDFRRDLNFENPLGLSGKLAIAFGDLLRKLWAPGSTPVAPRMFKSTLSSFAPQFSGYNQHDAQEFLAFLLDGLHEDLNRVKNKPYIQAKDDDGRPVEEVANEYWANHLSRNDSIIVDLCQGQYRSTLVCPVCKKMSITFDPFMYLSLPLPSTTVRAMTLTVLSTNGTALPHPVTITVPNNGTFKDLVEALGTACSLRDDERLLVAEIFNNCIFRILEDPNDSIELIRDHDQLVAYILPKVIDGSPLVEFIHQREEKSIFQSYSNLRKFGVPLLARMSDVSKGSEMHKEFLKLINPFLMSVENFLNDCEASRSSHEDKVMRDAVSDEVVNSDVESENNLNFCSDFEFYVDSGTFNSRSFKIEMDMPVPVLNPCNRIKVIVMWPGKMIESYDTAALSALPEVCKQAFLSKRPQDSISLYTCVEAFLKEEPLGPEDM; encoded by the exons ATGAACCGTAGACCGCCCCAACCACAGAGCATCATTTCCTCAGTTTGGGCCATAACCAAACCCTTGAATCTGAATTTTCCGTCACTCTTCCGCCTCTGCCGCAAATCGGAGCGCTTCGTCGTCCGTCTCCTCCGCCGGCTTTTCTCCAGAGTCTACCGTTCCATGGATTCTATAATCTTCTCCTATTCGCCTCAACAAGACGACGACTTTTTCTCCAATTCCTTTGACAATTCACACCAATCACAGGGATTCTTGGATTCTGTCGAGTCCTTGTTCCTCGTCTCCTTCAG TTGGTGGAAGGAGGCTGTGTGCGACGGTGGCATAGATGGGGAGAGTAGCGGAATTCCGCATGGCGTGTTGTATAATGCGACGGTGCATTTGAATGGCGCTGGGGAGGAGGATGAACAGGGGGAGGAGATGGAGGGTTTTGGGGAGTCCGAGATTACTGTGGATATGAGGAGAGAAGGGGAGGCTGGGATACGCTACGAAGATGGGATTTCTGGCAACGATGGAGATTTTGCTATGCTCTCCGAATGGATGTTTTTGAGGGCTCTTAAATG GCACTTTGATGTGAAGTATGTCGAAAACTTATTACATGGAGAAAATAGCGAGCACGACTGGTTTTCTATACAGATCAGACTTTTGCATGCTTTGGGCACTAATCTGTTGGTTGTAAAGATTAATCAAAAG GACAATAAAGTCGGGTCATTTAACAGGGCGTGCAATATATTTTGTTCCAAGTCTGACTTG TTGCGAGTCTGGGACTTCTCAGGACAGACAAACCATTTATTTTGGAATGACGAAAACTTATTCATGGAGTCCAGTCAATCAAAGAATGAG ATTCTCATGGAATTGCAAATCTATGGATTGTCTTATGCAATCAAGGACGGAGAAACAATAAAAGAGGAAATGGTTGTGGAACAGTCAATGATTGTTGAACCTTATTCATATGCTTCAGTTCATATGAATGGCTCTGTAGATAAAATGAACTTGTATCCCAGTGTGAAGCCAACCATTTCATTTCATAGTGGCTTTGGTGGCACCTGTGCTTTGGGCTTGACTGGATTGTGCAATCTTGGAAATACTTGTTTTATGAACAGTGCCATCCAGTGCTTAGTGCATACATCCAAGCTAGTTGATTATTTTCTTGGAGACTTTAGGAGAGATCTGAACTTTGAAAATCCGTTGGGCCTGAGT GGAAAGCTTGCTATTGCATTTGGGGACTTACTAAGAAAGTTGTGGGCTCCAGGTTCAACACCTGTTGCTCCAAGGATGTTCAAATCAACTCTCTCTAGTTTTGCTCCTCAGTTTAGTGGTTATAATCAACATGATGCCCAA GAGTTTCTTGCTTTCTTATTGGATGGCCTACATGAAGATTTGAACCGCGTGAAAAACAAACCTTACATACAGGCAAAAGATGATGATGGCCGTCCGGTTGAAGAAGTTGCAAATGAATACTGGGCAAACCATTTATCTCGCAATGACTCTATCATAGTTGATTTATGTCAA ggTCAATATCGATCCACATTGGTTTGCCCTGTTTGCAAGAAGATGTCAATAACATTTGATCCATTTATGTATCTGTCATTACCACTTCCTTCTACAACTGTGAGGGCAATGACCTTGACTGTCTTGAGCACCAACGGGACTGCTCTTCCACATCCAGTCACAATAACAGTTCCCAACAATGGGACCTTCAAGGATCTTGTTGAGGCCCTTGGTACAGCTTGTTCATTGAGAGATGATGAAAGGCTATTAGTTGCTGAG ATATTCAATAATTGCATCTTTCGTATCTTGGAGGATCCCAATGATTCTATTGAGCTGATTAGAGACCATGATCAACTTGTTGCTTATATATTGCCAAAAGTAATTGATGGATCTCCTTTAGTTGAGTTTATACATCAGAGAGAGGAGAA GTCAATTTTTCAGTCCTATTCAAATTTAAGAAAGTTCGGCGTTCCTCTGTTGGCAAGGATGTCTGATGTCTCTAAAGGGTCTGAGATGCATAAAGAATTCCTTAAACTTATTAATCCCTTCTTGATGTCAGTCGAAAATTTTCTAAATGACTGTGAAGCTTCAAGGAGTTCCCATGAAGACAAAGTGATGCGTGATGCTGTCTCTGATGAGGTTGTGAACTCTGATGTTGAATcagaaaacaatttaaatttctgCAGTGACTTTGAGTTTTATGTCGATAGCGGAACTTTTAACTCTAGAAGCTTCAAGATAGAAATGGATATGCCAGTCCCCGTACTGAATCCGTGCAACAGGATCAAAGTGATCGTTATGTGGCCGGGTAAAATGATCGAAAGCTATGATACTGCTGCTCTAAGCGCGTTGCCAGAAGTCTGTAAGCAAGCATTCTTGTCAAAGAGGCCTCAAGACTCTATTTCACTGTATACATGTGTTGAGGCCTTCTTAAAGGAAGAGCCTCTTGGACCTGAGGACATGTG A